The DNA region gctcaggttcgctcgtggggtgctgcccaggggctctctgccgTAAGTAGAGACTTTTATGGTAAGGTCCAGCCTTAAAGAAAGGAATGTCTACTACTAACATATGGACTAGCATGTCCATTATTACTGTATCATTTATAGCCATGGGTATTGTGTTGCAGGAATTTCCAACCCCAAAAAgtccatataaacacacacacatacaatccaGTTATTATAAGTTAAATGCTAGATTGGACAGATCTAATACTTTACTACTATATTCTCCATCTATAAGACCCCTTGATATTTGCAGCTTCTACTGACAACATGGTTCTGGTCCATTGTGGctacctcctcttcttttttcatctttttactctcttctatttctctacatGCCCCAACTCATGAACATCCAGTCCCACCTTAATCCTCCACTGCCCCATTACAGGCTTTagcctttattgaccagttaaatgGAAAGAAGGTTCATATGAgatcacctgagtatgtgatatACTGCAGGGGCAATCCCTCTTAAGCAAGCagatttagcatttgaatacaaacATTGTCAGGCCAACCCACAACAgtgttgtgtgcatatatgtgaacTTACAATCTATAAATGAACTATTTCATAACTCTATTAAACAATTCATGAGTTGGTAATCAAATGGTTGTATTGACCTACAAAATGTAAGCAATATACTGAAGTGAAGAAATATGTCATgtaaggagagaggagaagtTACAGAACTGCTAATAACAAAGGAGGAATCATAGAATTTTCAGATAAAAATATTCACAGTACAATTTTAATCAAAGACAGAACAACAAACTGGATAAAAATTCTACATGattaaaatacaaatttcttTAGCCAAAATGCTTTACTTTTTGTCATCTCAGAAGTCTAAAACCAGTGAACTTATCACTTAAAATTATTCTCCCAAGTTCTTGTAAGGCCTTCTTAATGTCTTTGTTCCTCAAGCTGTAGATGAAAGGGTTCAGCATGGGGGTGATGATTGTATACATTACTGAGGCCACCATGCCTTTCTCAGAAGAGGAAGATGCATCAGAACTAAGGTACACACCAAGGCCTGTCCCATAGAATAAAGAAACCACTGATAgatgagacccacaggttgaaaatgCTTTAGATTTTCCATCTGTTGATGGGATTTTAAGAATAGAGGTAACAATTTTGGAATAGGAATAAATGATCCCTGAGAAAGGAACAAAGCCAAGGACACATGTCACTATATAAAGAAGAATATGATTGATTAGTGTGTCTGAGCAGGCTATAGTGAGGGCCTGAGCAAGCtcacaataaaaatgtttaattactTGATTGGTACAGAAGGAGAGTCGCAGCATCAACAGACTCTGAATCAGAGAATATGAGAAGCTAGTGAACCACGATACCAGAACCAGCAAGCCACTTAGATGAGGATTCATAATGACTGGATAGTGAAGGGGGTGACAGATGGCCACAAATcggtcataggccatcacagTGAGGAGAAGTGTGTCCATGCCTCCAAAGACCATGAAAAAATACATCTGGATGATGCATTCTGCATAGGTGATGGACTTGCTCTGTGTTTGAATGTTTACCAACATCTTAGGGAtagttgttgtgataaaacaaaTGTCAGAAAAGGAGAGATTAGataggaagaagtacatgggagtATGCAGGTGAGAGTCAATGCTAACAGCCAGAATGATGAGCAGATTCCCAAGCACAGCGACCACAAAGATGAACAGAAACAGTCCGAATAGCATGGGTTGATGCTCTGGATCTTGGGAAAACCCCAGAAGTAAAAATTCTAAAGTACTTGTTTGGTTTCCTGGTTTCATGTTGTTGACAAAGAAGCTAGACACTTTTGGGAGAGAAAGATTGGGAAATATACACCACAGTCTCTAAGGTCTCTGTCCTCATATGTATTGAAAGAACTGGATGTAAAGTTTTATTACAATAAAATTAGGAATCCTGCATTTTCTTATTCATTAAAAAGATGGTCTCATAGTATTAACCTTTCCTTTGGGAggcttgtctttttttcttatctCATTTTGAACTACTAACTCTACAAATTTTAAACCATATGAATCCCAGAGAACCTCTGGAAGTAGTTATATCAGAGCACTCAGCTTCCAAAAGTGCTGTAAATCCTTTCTCTATGATGGATCCAACTTTGATTCCCAATCTCATTTCTCAACACTTTTTAGTTGTTCCATGAAATTCTGATCATTCagaaaggtttttgtttgtgAACATGATCTTACATTCTTGGTATCCATTCCTTTTgaaatctctttcttcttttagaaACCTTTATCTTCTTAATGCCTGCCTTGTTTATGTATGTGATACATTTCTTCACTGTCTGGTTGATTCCCATTCCCATCAGTTCTCAATACCAGGTGATTATTTGACAAAGAGGGAGATTTTCACACTTATTTGGCAGCTGAATTAGTAAATCAATGaacatgttaaaaataattttttacttTGGTAACATTTCCACTTCAATCTGGGCATCTTTCCAAAATCTTCAACAACTTTAGCTCTAAAGAAAAGTATTATAGAGATAAGATAAGTAAGATAGgaggaaggttaaaaaaaagtctcTACTTATTACTATGGCCCTTCAATCAATTCTAATTCATTCATTTCCTCGCACAGATACCTACATGTCCAAACAAGTTATAATATTTTCCCTTATACTGATTTTTCATGTAATCATACTATGCACCTTTCTTACAGAAACATCAAGAATAATCTATTCCTGAGTCATCAACACCATGGCTCATGGTTCTTTCCTCAATTTCTTGCAATTAGAACCAAGGTAATTggaagaataaatacagaaattgaATGTTACAAGACATTTACAAAGAATTGACAGGGATGGctgtgtttaaaatataaataaaagtttcTTCTAAACTTTCATCTTTGAAAATACTCATACTAATTTTCTTCATCCTTTCATTTGCATGTAAAATGACCAAACACCTTCCATATCTGAGTAAAAACCCCTCTTCTTAAATGTGATTAAGGTAAGAAGATATTCAGTCAGAAGCATGTCTTTATTTCCTGGATAATCAAATATTACTTCTTTAAACCAAAGTTTAAGATAAAATTAATAAACATGTTCTATGATAAGTGTAATATAAATgacaaagagaaagcagaaagcatgAACCTTAAATCTGAAAGATAAAGTAGAGGGTCTGGATGCTACAGGCATGGAGGTATTCAGAAGTCACATGGGCTGGGATTATAGCTCAGTGTTTATATGCTTGCTCAGCATCTGCAAGATTCTAGATTTCATCCAAGAAATACACAAAAATTTTGTTCACTGCAGTGTTAGCCTATCTCATGAATTCCTACCGATAGTAAAAGCAACAACTAAACTATTATTTAAAAGAACTGTGACATTATAAATACCACCCTCTTAAGTAGCTCACATATAAGAAACAATCTACTTGTTCTGTTCCTAGTGTCTAGTATTGCTGGAGAAAAAGGTGAGTTATATCAGTAAGTACCAAAGACTTGGTTTAGACTTTCATTGGTTCTTGAAAGTTTTGTGGAAACTCTTCTTTAAGAAAAGTTTCCTTGGGCGGGTCTGTGTTTGATGTAGTGAAAATAACAATGCAGTTTTGTTTTAACACTCACATTTTCACCTCTGACAAGTAGAGATGGATGTAGGAGGTGGTAGTTTTAATACCGAATAATTAAACACTAGGATAAAGTTTATTTGCTTAGTGGGATCAgagggcatctttttttttttttactaattggatatttttttatttatttacttttcaaatgctatctcctttcctggtttctcatccataaaccccctatttcattccccctccctcttcttctatgaggatgttcccccacccattcacccacccctcctgccttcctgccctgacattctcctacactgtggGGGATCAAGCCTTGGctgggccaagggcttctcctcccattggtgcagagagcGTGTTTGAATGCAATATGGGTTGGTAAATTAAGGGATGGTGTCCCTGAAGATGGGTGTCTGACAAAAGAATTATCTAGTTGGAGATATGAGAATAATGATTTTTTTAGTAGGGAAAACTAAGAGCCCAAATCAAAGAATCAATCAAGGAAACAAGTGTTCCTAGGAAAAGGGTTCAAGTGCACAGTTGTAAAAGGAATGGTGAAGAATTACATGTCAAATATAGTCCAGGACAACTCCCAgaatacatagacatatatagagagaggtagtgatggatggatgatacaCAAGCCTTGGATCATAATACACAAGGCTTGATGATGGATGATACAATGCACTGACTACACTGAAAAAATCGCTTtataaattatgatttttttttccttgtggctTGGACCCAAAAAAAGGATTTAGAACAGAGAAAAGTAAGGATAGAGGCAGAGTAGTATGAGTTTTTCACATCATTATACATGAAAGGAGAAACTCAAGCTCTCTTTAATAGAAGATAAGAAATAAGAATTAGAGCAAGTAGAAAGATTATGCTTGCTAACAGAGTCTGCTTGAGGATGAGActtactcaagtaaataaaaaaataatgtagcCAACGATTCTCTAATGTTTCCAAATCTAAGTGGTATGAGGTAGAGAGGACTTAATAGTTAATCTCTTCTATTCTcctatttttcttatttcacCTATATTATTCCAGTGTTTATGCACTAAAGATCTTTGTAGTGTCTCTTcaaaaatctgtatattgcttttgttcAATAGAGTAATTAAATGTAAGTAGATACAGGCATAAATTCATCTGCATCTacatagagaattctcaacaaatagAAAGGAAATAGTTGGTGTTTGAACAAATGTCTGATCACCTGCTTCTCAGTGCATTTCTGAACATCATCTCATACCTGATCCTCACACACTTTGGCATGTATGCAAAGACCCTAATGCAATGTCTATCCCGTACAAGTATTTATTGCATATCATAGGGGGTAATACTTGAAGACATTTGGACTCCTACTTACTTgagaaatgattaataaaaagtttACCCACCATCcttccttggcagggaagacaccatgatcaaaaatGTGAATAACCATTGTACTCCAGATgttctgagttctgagatttCCCCAAATGTGGAAAACTCAACTGAAAACTCATAGTTTACAGTAGTAAGATAGTTCCTTCATCTACCTcctcttaaattaaaaaaaaaaatcttggtctTTTAGTCTGTTCTCATCTTCACATTATAAAGGAGAGACACGAATATGCTGTTTATAGATAAATTCAGATTTTAGAAACTAATTTTCTTGATAACAGCAGGCAGACTCTTTTGTCTTGAAGAGAAATTCTAGTAAGCACACCATACAAAAGGAAATTAGGAGTAGAAAGGGAGGCTGGTCTATCAGAAGCCCGAGATAGTCTTAAACAAATGAGTATGAAAGAAAAACCACAAATGTTTACTGTAGACTGAGAGAGAATGGAAGCTCTAGCTTTCTTGGTTGAGATcataagataaaataatgaaaggagAACAACTTTACTGTAAATTGTATCTCCAGGTTCTACCAGGTACAACTCATAATGGTAACTAAGTCACTAAACTGTTTGGGGAAGTCTTCAGGTATCAAAGCATCATGATGTACCTGCAAAAAtccccaaccaaacaaaaaaaccaaaaatacaaaacaaaacaaacaaacaaaaaaaaccccaaaacccaaaccaaaccaaaaaataaaaccatattaTCTCCTAAGCAATCTACCTACAATAATATAAATTCAAAGTAAAGGGTCACTATGAAAATGTAACTTAAAGCAAATATCTTATTGGCTCTATTTTTTCAGTATGTCTCATAAGAAAACCTCTACATGAAATAGCTATAAAATTAATACTTTTCCTATCAACCATTTCATTCTCCATTTGCATCAACATTTGTTTGACTATATAGGCTTGGCAATATATTCTCACCATGGATCTATTCCTTCAAATTTTACTTGCTCAAGGAGTGTTGGTTATTATAGAAGGTCTTCGAAAAGAAAAAGGTGAAAGAACCAAACATGGAGAAAAGAACCTGGATGATTTCTTCTGGGAAAGACATGAGGTATGTTCTGTCTTGGTAACTATAAGAGTTTTAGGTGTGCCCTGGGAGTTGTATCCCTCTGAAGCCTATTATACAAATTGTTCAATGCTATGTTCATTCCCTGCTCCTCAAGGGCAGAGACTACACAGGTAGAAGCTCTAACATCTCACTGTCTTATCCCTGGGAGAAAATCGGTGGATATGTCTATGATCACTCTCTCATGTGTTTCTTCTCTGAGAAAGAGTCGCCAAAATTTTTCAAGATCACCTACTGTTGATACATGTTATAGCTTTCTGACTTGTACTGCCACTCAGGTTGCATAACAAAGAGTTCAGAATTCAGTAGGTTTGAAATTCTCAGAAACAAGCTTGAGATTGATTCTTTTGTGGGTATATGaaggtgtggtatagctgggtcatacagaaaacttatttatattttagacaTTTTTTGAGCATTCTTTTCACTGATTTATAGAATGGCTGCACAAATTTGCATTCTCATCATCAGTAATGGAAGAGTCTCCTTTCCCCACACActcaccagcatttgttttcAGTTGTTTTGCTGatattagtcattctgactgggtgAAAAAGTGTGTAACAGCATTTTACTTGCTTTTTCCTAGTCGCTTAGGATGACCAATTTTTTGCAGTACTTTTTAGtaattttgatattttctgttgagaattctcagtCTAGACttctaaatcatttttatttgggCCATCTGTTtctattactttttttaaagctctttgtatattatggatattaaccctctgtcaggTGTTTATCTGTTAAAGATTTTGTCTTATTCTGAGGGATTCTTTACTATATTTCTTGGTGATGACCAGGTCCCACAGTGGAAGTAAGGAGTCAGTGAGTTAGAAATGAGTCAGGAATGTGGTTGGGTGACTCTTTTAGCCTGGTTGTCAAAATAGTTATTTATTCATGCAGAACTCAGTAAGCAGGAATAAATTCATGTTGTTCCAATACATAGATTGTATAACTTTGTCTCCCAACATTAGTGCTAACTTCCTCTTATTCCAGCTGCAGCTCTGCCTGTCTTCTTGGGGGCTGGTTCCCATACAGGAGAACCATGTGAGACGCTGTGAcctattctcctgcctcctgtccCACCAGCAAGACCAACATCCATGTGGTTAGACTGTCATTTAGGAGATCCATCTTCCTTCCCATTCGCACCTCTACCCATAATCAGGACCTGCAATCCACAGCCCAGACTACAGCTCTTCCTGCCTTATGGGAGGCCTGCTGCCACCCAAAAGAATGAATCCCAGAGGCCTCCGACTTTCAGGATATACCAGGGCAGCCAACACCAGTAACAATGAGATGGCTAAAGCCAAGCATAAGAGCATAATGAAGAAAAGGCAGTCCAAAATTCTATCATCAGAACACTGATGTCTTATTACATAAAGCTTTGGATAGCATATCTCCTGTAGAACAAGAACATGACCTTAATTTTTATCTTATGAAAATGATAGAAACCATTaaggaggaaataaataaattacttaaagaaatgcatgaaaataaaatcaaactggatgaagcccttaaagaggaaacacatgtcttaacaaaatatgtaaaaatacactcaaacaggtaaaggaaatgaaACTGTTCAATACCTAAAAATTgtaatagaagcaataaagaaactcaaatgagACTTCCGGTTTCTAGTTGGTGACTGAACCTTGCTGATCTtggcccacagctctctgttcccaaaccccatgggagagagagctcattgcccagaccTGTGGTCACTCCTGAGCCTGCAAGGCAGGAGAGACAGCTACTTCTGCTCAACTttccccacatccctgacccaagaggaaactgtatagggcctctgggtacagggagataggggcactcaagctgtaggagccctgtggtccagactgcacccagatcCGAAGGGACCGGGTAAAACAGGTCCCTGCACCCAAACTCCacaggagggagagctagaccttcagaggggcagaaacgcctgggaaaccagaagagactactctctgcccacatttatgactctagaggaaaacgccaagCGCCATCTGAAACCCCTATGCACAGGGAACCCAGAGGAAgaagggcaggcccttctggttgctgcccttacAGAAAGCTGAAACCTAGccctgaggagcaacttcaggcctgagaccagaggtaagaccaacttttctgctccaagtgacctgcctggtggactcaggacacacaggaacagctggaaGCCAGTAGACGGGAATGACGACACAcctgaacagaacactctgttcccataactagttgaaagaaaacaggtctacagtactcctgacacacaggcctataggacagtcaagaaactgccagaaatagcagaaaaaggtaacaccagagacaacctgatggtgagaggcaagcacaggaacccaagcaacagaaaccaagactgcatggcatcatcagagcccaattctctgaccaaagcaaacacttaatatccaaacacaccagaaaagcaagatctagatttaaaatcacaattgatcatgatgatggaggactttaagaaagacataaagaactcccttagagaaatgcaggaaaacacaagtaaacaagcagaagcctatagagagtcctgaaagaattacaggaaaacacaatcatacaggtaaaagaattaaaattcgaaatagaaacaataaagaaagcacaaagggaaacaaccctggatatagaaaaccgaagtaaaagacaaggagccatagatgtgagcattaccaacagaatacaagagatagaagagaaactctcaggagcagaagattccatagaaatcattgactcaactgtcaaagatgatgtaaaatggaaaaagatattggtccaaaacatacagaaaatccaggacacaatgagaagatcaaacctaagggtactAGGTAtagcagagagtgaagactcccagctcaaaggaccagtaaatatcttcaacaaaatcatagaagaaaacttccctaacctaaagaaagagatgcccataaacatacatgaagcctacagaactccaaatagattggaccagaaaagaaactcctcccaccacataatagtcaaaacaccaaatgcaaaacgcaaagaaagaatattaaaaaaaaataagggaaaatgaaggcagacctatcagaattaccccagatttctcactagagactatgaaaacaagaagatcctggacagatgtcataaagaccctaagagaacacaaatgccagcccaggttactgtacccagcaaaactctcaattaacatagatggagaaaccaagatattccataacaaaactaaatttacacaatacctttctacaaatccagcgctacaaaggatagtaaatggtaaagcccaacacaaggaggcaagctacaccctagaaaaagcaagaaactagtcgtttgcaacaaaacaaagagaagacaaggatacaaacataatctcacctccaagtacaaagataagaggaagcaataatcaccattccttaatatctctcaacatcaatggactcaatttcctaataaaaagacacagattggtGCTTCACACactgcccggacctgaagggaccagatcaacagttctctgcacccaaatcccatgggagggagaactaaaccttgagagaggcagacacacctgggaagccagaagagactacactctgcccacatttctgactccagaggaaaacacctaatgccatctgggaccccggtgcacaggggctcctggaaaaggtggcacaggccctcctggctgccgccctcacggagagctcaaaagcaaccaccCATGAGGAAATTTGAGCCggggggaccacaggtaagaccaacttttctgctgcaagcgacctgcctggtggtctaaggacacacaggggcaaaattcctctgggaccagacacttccggtttttagctggagcctcagcctcactgatcccagcccacagctcactgctcccaaactccttgggagagagagctcatcgcccggacaggtgggcactcctgagactgtagagcaggagagaccaccaatactgcccacccctgcccacatccctggcccaagaggaaactgtatatggcctctgggaacaggaagataggggcactgaagctgcaggtcccctgtcctccagacaccacccggacctgaaggggccggatcaacagttctctgcacccaaatcctgtgggagggagagctaaaccttcagagaggcagacatgcctgggaagccaaaagagactacactctgcccacatttctgactccagaggaaaacacctaaagccaTCTGGGAACCTGGTGTatgggggctcctggaaaaggcggtgcaggccctcctgTTTGCCGCACTCACCAAGAGCTCAAAACCAGTCCTCGACGAGGACcttgagccatgggaccacagctaagaccaccttttctgctccaagccacctgcctggtcgactcaggacacaggtccacagaaatagctgaagaccagtagacagaaaagactacacggccaaaagcagaacactctgttcccaaaactggctgaaagaaaacaggaaaacaggtctacagcactcctgacacacaggcctataggatggtatagccactgtcagaaatagcagaaaaaagtaacaccagagacaatctgatggcgagaagcaagtgcaggaacccaagcaagagaaaccaagactacatggcatcattggagcccaattctcccaccaacgcaaacactgaatatccaaacacaccacaaaagcaagatctagatttaaaatcatatttaatcatgattctggaggacttcaaaaaagacatgaagaactcccttagagaaatgcaggaaaacataataaacaagtagaagcctatagagaggaatcacaaaaatccctgaaaggattccaggaaaacataatcaaacagttgaaggaattaaaaatggaaatagaagcaatgaagacagaacacagggagacaaccctggatatagaaaaccaaaggaagaaacaaggagccatggatacaagcatcaccaacagaatactagaaatagaagagaaactctcaggagcagaagattatatagaaatcatcgacacaactgtcaaagataatggaaaatggaaagagctactgacccaaaacatacaggaaacccaggacaaaatgagaagatcaaacctaaggatatttgGTATATAAGAAAGGGAAGACTCCCAACTAAAAGgaccagtatatatcttcaacaatatcatagaagaaaacttccctaacctaaagaaagaaatgcccatcccactaaaatcagggactaaacaaggctgccactctctccctacttattcaatatagttcttgaagttctagccagagcattcagacaacaaaaggaaatcaaggggatacagattggtaaagaagaagtcaaaatatcactatttgcagatgatatgatagtatatttaagtgatcccaaaagttccaccagagaacaacaaaaggtgataaacaccttcagcaaagtagctgggtataaaattaactcaaataaatcagtagccttcctctacacaaaagagaaacaagccgagaaagaaattagggaaacgacatccttcataacagacccaaacaatataaagtacctcggtgtgactttaaccaagcaagtaaaagatttgtacaataagaacttcaagactctgaaggaagaaattgaagaagacctcaaaagatggaaagatctcccatgctcatggattgacaggattaatatagtaaaaatggccattttaccaaaagcgatctacagattcaatgcaatccccatcaaaataccaatccaattcttcagaaagttagacagaacaatttgcaaattcatctggaataacaaaaaacccaggatagctaaaactattctcaacaataaaaggacttcagggggaatcactatccctgaactcaagcaatattacagagcaatagtgataaaaactgcatggtactggtacagagacagacagatagaccaatggaacagaatctaatacccagaaatgaacccacacacctatgggcacctgatttttaacaaaggagccaaaaccatccaatggaaaaaagatagcattttcagcaaatggtgctggttcaactggagggcaacatgtagaagaatgcagatagatccatgcttatcaccctgtacaaagcttaagtccaagtggatcaaggacctccacatcaaaccagatacactcaaactaatagaagaaaaagtggggaagaatctcaaatacatgggcactggaaaaaatttcctgaacaaaacaccaatgacttaagctctaagatcaagaatcaacaaatgggatctcataaaactgcaaagcttctgtaaggcaaaggacactgtggttaggacaaaatggcaaccaacagattgggaaaagatctctaccaatcctacaacagatagaggttttatatccaaaatatgcagagaactcaagaagttagaccgcagggagtcaaataacactattaaaaaatggggttcagagctaaacaaagagttcacagctgaggaatgccgaatggctgagaatcacctaaagaaatgttcaacatctttagtcatacgggaaatgcaaatcaaaacaaccctgcgatttcacctcacaccagtgagaatggctaagatcaaaaactcaggggataacaaatgctggcaaggatgtggagaaagagcaacactcctccattgttggtgggattgcatactggtacaaccattctggaaatcagtctggaggatcctcagaaaattggacattgaactgcctgaggatccagctatacctctcttgggcatatacccaaaagatgccccaacatataaaaaagacacgtgctccactatgttaatcgcagtcttattcataatagccagaagctggaaagaacccagatgcccttcaacagaggaatggatacagaaaatgtggtacatctacacaatggaatattactcagctatcaaaaacaatgactttatgaaattcgtaggcaaatggtcggaactggaaaatatcatcctgagtgaggtaacccaatcacagaaaaacacacatggtatgcactcattgataagtggctattaggggactgaagagatggctcagcagttaagagcactgactgctcttccagaggtcctgagttcaattcccagcaaccacatgatggctcacaaccatctgtaatggaatttgatgcc from Rattus norvegicus strain BN/NHsdMcwi chromosome 8, GRCr8, whole genome shotgun sequence includes:
- the Or7h7b gene encoding olfactory receptor Olr1193, which gives rise to MKPGNQTSTLEFLLLGFSQDPEHQPMLFGLFLFIFVVAVLGNLLIILAVSIDSHLHTPMYFFLSNLSFSDICFITTTIPKMLVNIQTQSKSITYAECIIQMYFFMVFGGMDTLLLTVMAYDRFVAICHPLHYPVIMNPHLSGLLVLVSWFTSFSYSLIQSLLMLRLSFCTNQVIKHFYCELAQALTIACSDTLINHILLYIVTCVLGFVPFSGIIYSYSKIVTSILKIPSTDGKSKAFSTCGSHLSVVSLFYGTGLGVYLSSDASSSSEKGMVASVMYTIITPMLNPFIYSLRNKDIKKALQELGRIILSDKFTGFRLLR